A genome region from Dickeya dadantii NCPPB 898 includes the following:
- the lrhA gene encoding transcriptional regulator LrhA, producing MTNTSRPVLNLDLDLLRTFVAVADLNTFAAAAVAVCRTQSAVSQQMQRLEQLIGKELFARHGRNKLLTEHGIQFLGYARKILQFNDEACASLMYSDIQGTLTIGASDDTADTILPFILQRVTTVFPKLSIAVSIKRSAEMTDMLQQGIIDLVITTSNSDDLPHVLLRTSPTLWYCSADYQYQPGETVSLVVLDEPSPFRALALDQLTAAGIPWKISYVASTLSAVRAAVKAGLGITVRSVEMMSPELRVLGEEEGLPKLPDTRYYLCRNPDHDNDLTNAIFSAIESGTRSHLLPVSTGTESELREPPTDESLKDIT from the coding sequence ATGACAAATACAAGTCGCCCTGTCCTCAATCTTGATCTCGATCTGTTGAGAACGTTCGTCGCTGTTGCAGATTTGAACACGTTTGCAGCCGCCGCTGTGGCTGTGTGCAGAACACAGTCGGCAGTGAGCCAGCAGATGCAGCGTCTGGAACAGTTAATTGGTAAGGAGCTGTTTGCCCGCCACGGGCGAAACAAGCTGCTGACCGAGCACGGTATCCAGTTTCTTGGGTATGCCAGAAAAATCCTGCAGTTTAACGATGAGGCTTGCGCCTCGCTGATGTATAGCGATATTCAGGGCACCCTGACTATCGGCGCGTCTGATGATACGGCGGATACCATTCTGCCTTTCATCCTGCAACGCGTCACCACCGTGTTCCCGAAGCTGTCGATCGCCGTCAGTATCAAACGCAGCGCAGAAATGACGGATATGCTGCAGCAGGGGATAATTGATCTGGTCATTACTACGTCCAACAGCGACGATTTGCCGCATGTGTTGCTGCGCACGTCACCGACGTTATGGTATTGCTCGGCTGATTATCAGTATCAGCCGGGAGAGACCGTTTCGCTGGTGGTGCTGGATGAACCGAGTCCGTTCCGCGCACTGGCGCTGGATCAACTGACCGCCGCCGGTATTCCGTGGAAGATCTCTTATGTCGCTTCTACGCTGTCCGCAGTACGCGCGGCGGTAAAAGCCGGTCTTGGGATTACCGTGCGTTCGGTAGAAATGATGAGTCCGGAACTGCGCGTGTTGGGTGAAGAAGAAGGCTTGCCGAAACTGCCTGATACGCGTTATTACCTGTGCAGGAATCCGGATCATGACAACGATCTGACCAATGCCATTTTCAGCGCTATCGAGTCCGGCACCCGTTCGCATTTGCTGCCGGTTAGCACCGGGACCGAAAGCGAGCTGCGGGAACCGCCGACAGATGAATCATTAAAAGATATTACCTGA